A genomic region of Bactrocera dorsalis isolate Fly_Bdor chromosome 3, ASM2337382v1, whole genome shotgun sequence contains the following coding sequences:
- the LOC105227716 gene encoding dynein intermediate chain 2, ciliary isoform X3 — translation MWKIANKAIKSVSKSNIKDGGGDADDFDAWIKSRQLLKPDDQLELTEAELAEEVTRVLTTTNTNVIHNLVVYSFKDSAFVQVPIAGNTVTLMQMEGSALHIDSDEAKIQMEEMGEIGYPLPTLTGSFIETEVEDRKSRIPKVEEEEEEGEEKAAKQAKEADEEMPEEELEGEEEEAVEEGAADAEAAAAEEGGETAGAPTAAPATGGRKRKLLNQFNFCERSALTYTNPRRSVETQTIPPPRSQYGANVLQWKIYDSYAEDFEQQQKEKEKKDDKRGGHRKDVGAKKLDKAAEAELLNKKYLKAWQILERMINQNIYEEIANDYRYWEDPADEYREQEGTLLPLWKFNYDRIRKLSVTDLLFNPMYYDLFAVCYGSHEFMKQPNEGAICFFTVKNPSYPDYIISTESGVMCCDIHPTYPFLVAIGMYDGSVAVYNLRENYEKPLYLSVGVHNKHSECAWEIKWGPDMADGEINFYSVSTDGRVFNWVLMQNDFMITTITTLFLTNGIVEGPDGTEVQLRSCGSCMKFHPTNPEIYLVGTEEGLIYKCSIAYSSKYLMTYNAHHLTVYRIDFNRYNSNIFISCSGDWRVKVWEDMRPEPLFIFDLGSSVGDVKWAPFSSTVFAACTNEGKVFVFDLNVNKYKPICVQAVVPKRKNKLTRLVFNENLPFLIVGDDKSTVTSLKLSPNLRLMVKPPKKQQYLDQNTLQVQKLDKLLSLVRELPNDMIVPDAPTTTKS, via the exons ATGTGGAAAATCGCAAATAAAGCG ATCAAATCAGTTTCGAAATCGAACATCAAAGATGGTGGCGGGGACGCTGATGATTTCGATGCTTGGATTAAGTCGCGCCAGTTACTCAAGCCCGATGATCAGTTGGAGTTAACAGAAGCTGAGTTGGCCGAGGAGGTGACCAGGGTGTTGaccacaacaaatacaaatgtcATACACAATTTGGTTGTGTACAGCTTCAAGGATAGCGCCTTCGTTCAG GTGCCGATTGCTGGAAACACCGTAACACTTATGCAAATGGAGGGCAGTGCCTTGCATATAGATTCGGATGAAGCGAAAATACAAATGGAGgagatgggcgaaatcg GGTACCCACTACCCACACTCACTGGTTCCTTCATTGAGACCGAAGTTGAAGACAGAAAAAGTCGTATCCCAAAAgtggaggaagaggaagaagaggGTGAGGAGAAGGCAGCAAAGCAAGCTAAAGAAGCGGATGAAGAAATGCCGGAGGAAGAGCTAGAGGGTGAAGAAGAAGAGGCAGTTGAGGAAGGTGCTGCAGATGCTGAGGCTGCAGCAGCCGAGGAGGGCGGAGAAACAGCAG GAGCGCCAACTGCAGCACCGGCAACGGGCGGACGAAAGCGAAAATTGTTAAATCAGTTTAATTTCTGTGAACGTTCTGCACTAACCTATACCAATCCGAGAAGG AGTGTTGAAACACAAACCATACCTCCACCTCGCTCTCAGTATGGCGCCAATGTCTTGCAATGGAAGATTTACGACAGCTATGCAGAGGACTTTGAACAGCAGCAAAAGGAGAAGGAGAAGAAGGACGATAAGCGGGGCGGACATCGAAAAGATGTCGGCGCGAAAAAGTTGGATAAGGCAGCCGAAGCCGAACTACTCAATAAGAAGTATCTCAAGGCGTGGCAGATATTGGAGCGTAtgataaatcaaaatatatacgAGGAGATCGCCAACGACTATCGCTATTGGGAAGATCCGGCTGACGAGTACAGAGAACAAGAGGGCACCTTGCTACCGCTTTGGAAATTCAACTATGATCGCATACGAAAATTAAGTGTCACCGATTTGCTATTCAATCCGATGTATTACGATTTATTTGCCGTGTGCTACGGTTCGC ATGAGTTTATGAAGCAACCGAATGAGGGCGCGATTTGCTTTTTTACCGTGAAGAACCCCTCCTATCCGGACTATATAA TATCGACGGAGAGCGGCGTCATGTGTTGCGATATCCATCCGACATATCCGTTTTTAGTCGCAATAG GCATGTACGACGGCAGTGTGGCAGTCTATAATTTAAGAGAGAACTACGAGAAGCCGCTTTATCTGTCGGTGGGTGTACATAATAAGCATTCGGAATGTGCATGGGAG ATCAAGTGGGGTCCCGATATGGCGGACGGTGAGATCAATTTTTACTCCGTCTCAACGGATGGTCGGGTCTTCAACTGGGTACTTATGCAGAATGACTTCATGATTACGACAATCACAACGCTCTTTCTTACGAACGGCATTGTTGAGGGACCCGACGGCACCGAAGTACAGTTACGCAGTTGTGGTTCTTGCATGAAATTCCATCCGACCAATCCGGAAATCTATCTAGTCGGCACCGAAGAGGGTCTAATCTACAAATGcagtatagcatatagttcgaaatatttaatgacCTACAATGCACATCATCTCACTGTCTATCGCATCGATTTCAATCGCTACAAttcgaatattttcatttcgtgCAGCGGCGATTGGCGCGTCAAAGTGTGGGAGGATATGCGACCGGAACCACTGTTCATTTTCGATCTGGGCTCCTCTGTCGGCGATGTCAAGTGGGCGCCCTTCTCGAGCACAGTCTTTGCCGCCTGCACCAATGAGGGCAAAGTGTTCGTCTTCGATTTAAATGTGAACAAGTACAAGCCGATTTGTGTGCAAGCGGTCGTGCCGAAACGCAAGAACAAGCTAACGCGTTTAGTATTCAATGAGAATCTGCCCTTCCTTATTGTCGGCGATGACAA GAGCACTGTGACCTCGCTAAAGCTGTCACCCAATTTGCGTTTGATGGTGAAGCCGCCCAAAAAGCAACAGTATCTCGATCAGAATACGCTGCAGGTGCAAAAGTTGGACAAATTGCTGTCGCTGGTGCGTGAATTGCCAAACGATATGATAGTGCCCGATGCACCCACCACGACGAAGAGCTAG
- the LOC105227716 gene encoding dynein intermediate chain 2, ciliary isoform X2 has protein sequence MTTADHTTDGQMDELISEEGTPTRSHGRQIKSVSKSNIKDGGGDADDFDAWIKSRQLLKPDDQLELTEAELAEEVTRVLTTTNTNVIHNLVVYSFKDSAFVQVPIAGNTVTLMQMEGSALHIDSDEAKIQMEEMGEIGYPLPTLTGSFIETEVEDRKSRIPKVEEEEEEGEEKAAKQAKEADEEMPEEELEGEEEEAVEEGAADAEAAAAEEGGETAGAPTAAPATGGRKRKLLNQFNFCERSALTYTNPRRSVETQTIPPPRSQYGANVLQWKIYDSYAEDFEQQQKEKEKKDDKRGGHRKDVGAKKLDKAAEAELLNKKYLKAWQILERMINQNIYEEIANDYRYWEDPADEYREQEGTLLPLWKFNYDRIRKLSVTDLLFNPMYYDLFAVCYGSHEFMKQPNEGAICFFTVKNPSYPDYIISTESGVMCCDIHPTYPFLVAIGMYDGSVAVYNLRENYEKPLYLSVGVHNKHSECAWEIKWGPDMADGEINFYSVSTDGRVFNWVLMQNDFMITTITTLFLTNGIVEGPDGTEVQLRSCGSCMKFHPTNPEIYLVGTEEGLIYKCSIAYSSKYLMTYNAHHLTVYRIDFNRYNSNIFISCSGDWRVKVWEDMRPEPLFIFDLGSSVGDVKWAPFSSTVFAACTNEGKVFVFDLNVNKYKPICVQAVVPKRKNKLTRLVFNENLPFLIVGDDKSTVTSLKLSPNLRLMVKPPKKQQYLDQNTLQVQKLDKLLSLVRELPNDMIVPDAPTTTKS, from the exons ATGACCACTGCTGACCACACTACCGATGGTCAAATGGATGAGCTGATTAGTGAAGAGGGTACGCCAACAAGGTCACATGGGCGGCAG ATCAAATCAGTTTCGAAATCGAACATCAAAGATGGTGGCGGGGACGCTGATGATTTCGATGCTTGGATTAAGTCGCGCCAGTTACTCAAGCCCGATGATCAGTTGGAGTTAACAGAAGCTGAGTTGGCCGAGGAGGTGACCAGGGTGTTGaccacaacaaatacaaatgtcATACACAATTTGGTTGTGTACAGCTTCAAGGATAGCGCCTTCGTTCAG GTGCCGATTGCTGGAAACACCGTAACACTTATGCAAATGGAGGGCAGTGCCTTGCATATAGATTCGGATGAAGCGAAAATACAAATGGAGgagatgggcgaaatcg GGTACCCACTACCCACACTCACTGGTTCCTTCATTGAGACCGAAGTTGAAGACAGAAAAAGTCGTATCCCAAAAgtggaggaagaggaagaagaggGTGAGGAGAAGGCAGCAAAGCAAGCTAAAGAAGCGGATGAAGAAATGCCGGAGGAAGAGCTAGAGGGTGAAGAAGAAGAGGCAGTTGAGGAAGGTGCTGCAGATGCTGAGGCTGCAGCAGCCGAGGAGGGCGGAGAAACAGCAG GAGCGCCAACTGCAGCACCGGCAACGGGCGGACGAAAGCGAAAATTGTTAAATCAGTTTAATTTCTGTGAACGTTCTGCACTAACCTATACCAATCCGAGAAGG AGTGTTGAAACACAAACCATACCTCCACCTCGCTCTCAGTATGGCGCCAATGTCTTGCAATGGAAGATTTACGACAGCTATGCAGAGGACTTTGAACAGCAGCAAAAGGAGAAGGAGAAGAAGGACGATAAGCGGGGCGGACATCGAAAAGATGTCGGCGCGAAAAAGTTGGATAAGGCAGCCGAAGCCGAACTACTCAATAAGAAGTATCTCAAGGCGTGGCAGATATTGGAGCGTAtgataaatcaaaatatatacgAGGAGATCGCCAACGACTATCGCTATTGGGAAGATCCGGCTGACGAGTACAGAGAACAAGAGGGCACCTTGCTACCGCTTTGGAAATTCAACTATGATCGCATACGAAAATTAAGTGTCACCGATTTGCTATTCAATCCGATGTATTACGATTTATTTGCCGTGTGCTACGGTTCGC ATGAGTTTATGAAGCAACCGAATGAGGGCGCGATTTGCTTTTTTACCGTGAAGAACCCCTCCTATCCGGACTATATAA TATCGACGGAGAGCGGCGTCATGTGTTGCGATATCCATCCGACATATCCGTTTTTAGTCGCAATAG GCATGTACGACGGCAGTGTGGCAGTCTATAATTTAAGAGAGAACTACGAGAAGCCGCTTTATCTGTCGGTGGGTGTACATAATAAGCATTCGGAATGTGCATGGGAG ATCAAGTGGGGTCCCGATATGGCGGACGGTGAGATCAATTTTTACTCCGTCTCAACGGATGGTCGGGTCTTCAACTGGGTACTTATGCAGAATGACTTCATGATTACGACAATCACAACGCTCTTTCTTACGAACGGCATTGTTGAGGGACCCGACGGCACCGAAGTACAGTTACGCAGTTGTGGTTCTTGCATGAAATTCCATCCGACCAATCCGGAAATCTATCTAGTCGGCACCGAAGAGGGTCTAATCTACAAATGcagtatagcatatagttcgaaatatttaatgacCTACAATGCACATCATCTCACTGTCTATCGCATCGATTTCAATCGCTACAAttcgaatattttcatttcgtgCAGCGGCGATTGGCGCGTCAAAGTGTGGGAGGATATGCGACCGGAACCACTGTTCATTTTCGATCTGGGCTCCTCTGTCGGCGATGTCAAGTGGGCGCCCTTCTCGAGCACAGTCTTTGCCGCCTGCACCAATGAGGGCAAAGTGTTCGTCTTCGATTTAAATGTGAACAAGTACAAGCCGATTTGTGTGCAAGCGGTCGTGCCGAAACGCAAGAACAAGCTAACGCGTTTAGTATTCAATGAGAATCTGCCCTTCCTTATTGTCGGCGATGACAA GAGCACTGTGACCTCGCTAAAGCTGTCACCCAATTTGCGTTTGATGGTGAAGCCGCCCAAAAAGCAACAGTATCTCGATCAGAATACGCTGCAGGTGCAAAAGTTGGACAAATTGCTGTCGCTGGTGCGTGAATTGCCAAACGATATGATAGTGCCCGATGCACCCACCACGACGAAGAGCTAG
- the LOC105227789 gene encoding ribitol 5-phosphate transferase FKRP: MKVMRIRHAKLIVAVVVIANLILFYYSWKSTIWKSLTSTLMPGDAAERAASADNELGGMGAGAAGRGGGKSPRDKLKNANKHIRKSITVVFRSFYNFENDLKASIDNLLDIVPNLSVLVLLEGTPYPPVTYERNITATSGEENTVRFINLGFDVQKTPEQLNALAAIHTKYVLFLPDSVRLTSKNLLQKILREINSAMPLGAGIAARAPLKAGEFKHQQEARALLPPVGPEETVRRLVIVPFAGNMKSFSSCTQINLDLPNWTIQYVAVNSSDKCDLYLQKHAILVDVGVLKVLPDPFVSPFPEMFYIQAKLAGISKTVFPQTFQDGRRLFASYHTKQRRTEIRRRQFKELYKKLQIKRIIRRSHKVITKSDTKESGGGGGSHHNLVLDTQFSSSNFSLPLVTEIDLIGCERTTKSCVGTVYNNRPFYIYLDKHTPPCCLDKLKTTFNHVLEEFENVGIRYWLDNQALRTAIETNHLHPDAYEIDISFNVNDLERSNAMKKSQNKPYVDNEGFYWIKATDGHYFKVQFSKINQIGVNLLPFEINGNEVRPSGFFGWKAKEFSADYLHPMSTVLFLGKSVMCPNNVREFLDFKNV, encoded by the exons ATGAAAGTGATGCGCATACGCCACGCTAAACTAATCGTAGCCGTAGTGGTCATAGCCAATCTCATACTATTCTATTACTCGTGGAAGTCGACCATTTGGAAGAGTCTCACCTCCACGCTCATGCCCGGCGACGCAGCAGAGCGCGCCGCGTCAGCTGATAATGAGCTCGGCGGCATGGGTGCCGGCGCCGCAGGACGTGGCGGGGGTAAATCGCCGCGCGATAAGCTCAAGAATGCCAACAAACATATACGCAAATCCATAACGGTTGTATTTCgtagtttttataatttcgaaaatGATCTCAAAGCATCCATTGACAATCTGCTCGATATTGTGCCGAATTTGTCGGTGTTGGTGCTGTTGGAGGGTACACCCTATCCACCGGTCACGTATGAGCGCAACATCACCGCCACCAGCGGCGAGGAGAACACTGTGCGTTTCATCAATCTCGGCTTCGATGTGCAAAAGACACCGGAGCAGTTGAATGCGCTCGCGGCAATACACACGAAATATGTGCTATTCCTGCCGGATAGCGTGCGTTTGACGAGTAAAAATCTCTTGCAAAAGATTTTGCGCGAAATCAATTCGGCCATGCCTTTGGGCGCTGGCATAGCGGCAAGAGCGCCGCTCAAGGCGGGCGAGTTTAAGCATCAGCAAGAGGCGCGCGCCTTGTTGCCGCCTGTAGGTCCGGAGGAGACGGTTAGACGTTTGGTAATAGTGCCATTCGCCGGCAATATGAAGTCGTTTAGCAGTTGTACGCAAATCAATTTGGATCTACCCAATTGGACGATACAATATGTGGCGGTCAACAGCAGCGACAAGTGTGACTTG tatttacaaaaacatgCCATACTCGTGGATGTGGGTGTGCTCAAGGTGCTGCCCGACCCATTCGTCTCGCCATTCCCCGAAATGTTTTACATACAGGCGAAATTGGCTGGAATTTCG AAAACTGTATTCCCACAAACCTTCCAAGATGGACGCCGACTTTTCGCCTCGTATCATACGAAACAACGCCGCACCGAGATACGACGTCGTCAGTTTAAGGAGTTATACAAGAAGCTACAGATCAAACGTATCATACGCCGTTCACATAAAGTCATCACGAAAAGCGATACGAAAGAGagcggtggtggtggcggttCACATCACAATCTCGTACTGGATACACAATTTTCCTCATCGAACTTCAGTTTGCCGCTGGTAACGGAAATCGATTTAATCGGCTGTGAACGCACCACAAAATCTTGCGTCGGCACTGTCTATAACAATCGGCCGTTCTACATTTATTTGGACAAACACACGCCCCCATGTTGCCTTGACAAACTCAAAACGACATTCAATCATGTGCTCGAGGAGTTCGAGAATGTCGGCATACGTTATTGGTTGGACAATCAGGCCTTGCGTACAGCCATCGAGACGAATCACTTGCATCCGGATGCTTATGAAATCGATATCAGTTTTAATGTCAACGATTTGGAGCGTTCGAATGCCATGAAGAAGTCACAAAATAAACCATATGTAGACAATGAGGGCTTCTACTGGATTAAGGCGACGGATGGGCATTATTTTAAAgtgcaattttcgaaaattaatcaAATCGGTGTAAATTTATTACCATTCGAAATTAACGGTAATGAGGTGAGACCAAGTGGATTTTTCGGTTGGAAAGCCAAAGAATTCTCCGCCGACTATCTGCATCCAATGTCGACGGTACTGTTTTTGGGCAAAAGTGTAATGTGTCCGAATAATGTGCGTGAGTTCTTGGACTTTAAGAATGTGTAA
- the LOC105227716 gene encoding dynein intermediate chain 2, ciliary isoform X1 encodes MPNKQLQQQQQLQQRLAGGGAGGDRRKGSKLKIKSVSKSNIKDGGGDADDFDAWIKSRQLLKPDDQLELTEAELAEEVTRVLTTTNTNVIHNLVVYSFKDSAFVQVPIAGNTVTLMQMEGSALHIDSDEAKIQMEEMGEIGYPLPTLTGSFIETEVEDRKSRIPKVEEEEEEGEEKAAKQAKEADEEMPEEELEGEEEEAVEEGAADAEAAAAEEGGETAGAPTAAPATGGRKRKLLNQFNFCERSALTYTNPRRSVETQTIPPPRSQYGANVLQWKIYDSYAEDFEQQQKEKEKKDDKRGGHRKDVGAKKLDKAAEAELLNKKYLKAWQILERMINQNIYEEIANDYRYWEDPADEYREQEGTLLPLWKFNYDRIRKLSVTDLLFNPMYYDLFAVCYGSHEFMKQPNEGAICFFTVKNPSYPDYIISTESGVMCCDIHPTYPFLVAIGMYDGSVAVYNLRENYEKPLYLSVGVHNKHSECAWEIKWGPDMADGEINFYSVSTDGRVFNWVLMQNDFMITTITTLFLTNGIVEGPDGTEVQLRSCGSCMKFHPTNPEIYLVGTEEGLIYKCSIAYSSKYLMTYNAHHLTVYRIDFNRYNSNIFISCSGDWRVKVWEDMRPEPLFIFDLGSSVGDVKWAPFSSTVFAACTNEGKVFVFDLNVNKYKPICVQAVVPKRKNKLTRLVFNENLPFLIVGDDKSTVTSLKLSPNLRLMVKPPKKQQYLDQNTLQVQKLDKLLSLVRELPNDMIVPDAPTTTKS; translated from the exons ATGCCAAATAaacagctgcaacaacagcaacaactgcagCAACGCCTTGCTGGCGGTGGTGCAGGAGGTGACCGAAGGAAAGGTTCGAAACTTAAG ATCAAATCAGTTTCGAAATCGAACATCAAAGATGGTGGCGGGGACGCTGATGATTTCGATGCTTGGATTAAGTCGCGCCAGTTACTCAAGCCCGATGATCAGTTGGAGTTAACAGAAGCTGAGTTGGCCGAGGAGGTGACCAGGGTGTTGaccacaacaaatacaaatgtcATACACAATTTGGTTGTGTACAGCTTCAAGGATAGCGCCTTCGTTCAG GTGCCGATTGCTGGAAACACCGTAACACTTATGCAAATGGAGGGCAGTGCCTTGCATATAGATTCGGATGAAGCGAAAATACAAATGGAGgagatgggcgaaatcg GGTACCCACTACCCACACTCACTGGTTCCTTCATTGAGACCGAAGTTGAAGACAGAAAAAGTCGTATCCCAAAAgtggaggaagaggaagaagaggGTGAGGAGAAGGCAGCAAAGCAAGCTAAAGAAGCGGATGAAGAAATGCCGGAGGAAGAGCTAGAGGGTGAAGAAGAAGAGGCAGTTGAGGAAGGTGCTGCAGATGCTGAGGCTGCAGCAGCCGAGGAGGGCGGAGAAACAGCAG GAGCGCCAACTGCAGCACCGGCAACGGGCGGACGAAAGCGAAAATTGTTAAATCAGTTTAATTTCTGTGAACGTTCTGCACTAACCTATACCAATCCGAGAAGG AGTGTTGAAACACAAACCATACCTCCACCTCGCTCTCAGTATGGCGCCAATGTCTTGCAATGGAAGATTTACGACAGCTATGCAGAGGACTTTGAACAGCAGCAAAAGGAGAAGGAGAAGAAGGACGATAAGCGGGGCGGACATCGAAAAGATGTCGGCGCGAAAAAGTTGGATAAGGCAGCCGAAGCCGAACTACTCAATAAGAAGTATCTCAAGGCGTGGCAGATATTGGAGCGTAtgataaatcaaaatatatacgAGGAGATCGCCAACGACTATCGCTATTGGGAAGATCCGGCTGACGAGTACAGAGAACAAGAGGGCACCTTGCTACCGCTTTGGAAATTCAACTATGATCGCATACGAAAATTAAGTGTCACCGATTTGCTATTCAATCCGATGTATTACGATTTATTTGCCGTGTGCTACGGTTCGC ATGAGTTTATGAAGCAACCGAATGAGGGCGCGATTTGCTTTTTTACCGTGAAGAACCCCTCCTATCCGGACTATATAA TATCGACGGAGAGCGGCGTCATGTGTTGCGATATCCATCCGACATATCCGTTTTTAGTCGCAATAG GCATGTACGACGGCAGTGTGGCAGTCTATAATTTAAGAGAGAACTACGAGAAGCCGCTTTATCTGTCGGTGGGTGTACATAATAAGCATTCGGAATGTGCATGGGAG ATCAAGTGGGGTCCCGATATGGCGGACGGTGAGATCAATTTTTACTCCGTCTCAACGGATGGTCGGGTCTTCAACTGGGTACTTATGCAGAATGACTTCATGATTACGACAATCACAACGCTCTTTCTTACGAACGGCATTGTTGAGGGACCCGACGGCACCGAAGTACAGTTACGCAGTTGTGGTTCTTGCATGAAATTCCATCCGACCAATCCGGAAATCTATCTAGTCGGCACCGAAGAGGGTCTAATCTACAAATGcagtatagcatatagttcgaaatatttaatgacCTACAATGCACATCATCTCACTGTCTATCGCATCGATTTCAATCGCTACAAttcgaatattttcatttcgtgCAGCGGCGATTGGCGCGTCAAAGTGTGGGAGGATATGCGACCGGAACCACTGTTCATTTTCGATCTGGGCTCCTCTGTCGGCGATGTCAAGTGGGCGCCCTTCTCGAGCACAGTCTTTGCCGCCTGCACCAATGAGGGCAAAGTGTTCGTCTTCGATTTAAATGTGAACAAGTACAAGCCGATTTGTGTGCAAGCGGTCGTGCCGAAACGCAAGAACAAGCTAACGCGTTTAGTATTCAATGAGAATCTGCCCTTCCTTATTGTCGGCGATGACAA GAGCACTGTGACCTCGCTAAAGCTGTCACCCAATTTGCGTTTGATGGTGAAGCCGCCCAAAAAGCAACAGTATCTCGATCAGAATACGCTGCAGGTGCAAAAGTTGGACAAATTGCTGTCGCTGGTGCGTGAATTGCCAAACGATATGATAGTGCCCGATGCACCCACCACGACGAAGAGCTAG